The following are encoded in a window of Camelus ferus isolate YT-003-E chromosome 20, BCGSAC_Cfer_1.0, whole genome shotgun sequence genomic DNA:
- the FOXQ1 gene encoding forkhead box protein Q1, with protein MKLEVFGPRVALGDKPGSDLEGAGGSDAPSPLSAAGDDSLGSDGDCAANSPVAGGGGAGALADGGERSAGGGPGAQEAGAAAAPGTAEAGATGTGAGGAGGGESARGKPYTRRPKPPYSYIALIAMAIRDSAGGRLTLAEINEYLMGKFPFFRGSYTGWRNSVRHNLSLNDCFVKVLRDPSRPWGKDNYWMLNPNSEYTFADGVFRRRRKRLSHRAPAPGPGLRPPDAAAPPPPAPAAPAPAPASPRARSPARPEGRASPAGRFSSPFAIDSILSKPFRSRRAGDAGPGVRLQWGAAPCPPLPAYPALLPGAPGGALLPLCAYGAAEPPVLGARGAEAPPLLLAPLSAPGQAKPLRGPAGGAHLYCPVRLPDALHAAPARAPGPHLPCPGETLLA; from the coding sequence ATGAAGTTGGAGGTGTTTGGCCCCCGTGTGGCCCTCGGGGACAAGCCAGGGAGTGACCTGGAGGGCGCGGGCGGCAGCGACGCGCCATCTCCGCTGTCTGCGGCCGGCGACGACTCCCTGGGCTCGGACGGGGACTGCGCGGCCAACAGCCCGGTGGCGGGTGGAGGCGGCGCCGGGGCGCTGGCGGACGGCGGCGAGCGGAGCGCGGGCGGCGGGCCGGGCGCCCAGGAggcgggcgcggcggcggcgccgggGACCGCGGAGGCGGGCGCGACGGGGAcgggcgcggggggcgcgggcggcggcgagAGCGCGCGCGGCAAGCCGTACACGCGGCGGCCCAAGCCCCCGTACTCGTACATCGCGCTCATCGCCATGGCCATCCGCGACTCGGCAGGCGGGCGCCTGACGCTGGCCGAGATCAACGAGTACCTCATGGGCAAGTTCCCCTTCTTCCGCGGCAGCTACACGGGCTGGCGCAACTCCGTGCGCCACAACCTCTCGCTCAACGACTGCTTCGTCAAGGTGCTGCGCGACCCTTCGCGGCCCTGGGGCAAGGACAACTACTGGATGCTCAACCCCAACAGCGAGTACACCTTCGCCGACGGGGTCTTCCGCCGCCGCCGCAAGCGTCTCAGTCACCGAGCGCCGGCCCCCGGCCCCGGGCTCCGGCCCCCCGACGCCGCCGCGCCACCaccgcccgcgcccgccgccccggccccggccccggcctcGCCGCGCGCGCGCTCGCCGGCCCGTCCGGAGGGGCGCGCCAGCCCCGCGGGCCGGTTCTCCAGCCCCTTCGCCATCGACAGCATCCTCAGCAAGCCCTTCCGCAGCCGCCGCGCCGGGGACGCGGGCCCCGGGGTGCGCCTGCAGTGGGGCGCCgcgccctgcccgccgctgcccgCGTACCCCGCGCTCCTTCCGGGCGCGCCCGGCGGGGCCCTACTGCCGCTCTGCGCGTACGGCGCGGCCGAGCCGCCGGTGCTGGGCGCTCGCGGGGCCGAGGCGCCGCCCCTCCTGCTGGCGCCCCTGTCCGCCCCGGGCCAAGCCAAGCCGCTCCGGGGCCCGGCCGGCGGCGCGCACCTGTACTGCCCCGTGCGGCTGCCCGACGCCCTGCACGCGGCCCCGGCCCGCGCGCCCGGCCCGCACCTGCCCTGCCCGGGGGAGACGCTCCTGGCCTGA